CAGCGAGCGCGACCGGCTGCGCGCCGCGACGGTCGTGCTCGACCCGCCGCGCGCCGGCGCGGGCGGCGAGACCATCGCGTCGCTCGTGGAGCTCGCACCGCAGCAGATCGTCTACGTCGCGTGCGACCCCGTGGCGTTCGCGCGCGACGCGCGCCTGCTCGTCGACGGCGGCTACGACCTGGGCCCGCTCGAGGCGTTCGACCTCTTCCCGCACACGCACCACGTGGAGTGCGTCGCCCGCTTCACGCGCGGCTGACGACGCCTGCTGGGTTCCGCCGCGGATGCCTCGGCGGGAGGATGGGCGCGTGACCGACCTCGACGCCATCGCCGCCGAGCTGCTCGCGACGCCGCCCGGGGCGTTCACCGCAGCGCGGGATGCGCGCGCGAAGGCTGAGCCCGATCGCGAGCTCGCGCGCGGCATCGCTGCGCTCCGGCGCCCGACGGTCGCGGCCTGGGCCGTGGATGCGCTCGCGCGCGACCGGGCCGACGACGTGGAGCGCATGCTCGAGCTCGCTGCATCGCTCCGCGATGCGCAGGACGACCTCGACGGCGCCGAGCTGCGCGCGCTGTCGGCGCAGCGCCGCCAGCTCGTCGGTCGGCTCGTGGCCGAGGCCGTCGCCGTCGCAGAGGCGGCCGGCGTCCGCGTGAGCGCCGCGGCTCGCGAGGACGTCGATCGCACCCTCACGGCCGCGATGCTCGATGCGGATGCGGGGCAGGCGGTCGCGAGCGGCAGGCTCGTGCGCGCGCTCGAGGCCGTGGGACTCGAAGGCGTCGACCTCGATGGCGCGCTGGCCGGGGGAGCGCCGCCACCGCGCGCACCGCGAGCCAGTCGCGACGAGGTCGCCGAGCGCCGCGCGCGCAAGGCGGCGGAGCGTGCGGCTCGCGATGCCGAGCAGGAGGCGACGGCCGCCGCCCGCGCGCTGCACCGCGCCGAGTCCGCCGAGTCGACGGCCCGCGAGCGTGCCGAGCACCTCGAGCAGCGCATCGCCGAGCTGCAGCGCGACGTCGCCCGGCTCGGGCACGAGCTCGACGCCGCCCGGGCCGACGAGCGCGCGGCGGCCGACGATCGTGCGGACGCCGAGCGCCGCGTCAGCGGGGCCGAGGGACGCGCCGCCGAGGCACGCGACGCCCTCGACTGACGGCGCGGCTCAGCGCAGCAACGCCAGGAGCGCCCGCTCGCGCGCGCCGCGCAGGGCGACGACCTCGCCGGCCTCGAAGCGCTCGAACACCTCGGGGTCGATGTACGACGCCTTCGCGACGCTCGGGGTGTTGCCGAGCGCCTCCGACGTGTCGACGACCGCCTGCCGCGCGGCCTTCGCGCGCTCGCGCTGCGTGCCGACGTCGCGGGCGCGGGCGAGCGAGTCGGCGGCGACGATCGTGCCGTGCAGCGTGCGGAAGTCCTTCGCCGTGAACTCGCCGCCCGTCGCCTCCTTCACGGCCGCGTTGAGGTCGCTGTCGCGCAGCGCGCGCCGCGTGCCGGCGTCGTCCCACGCGAACAGGCGCGACCGAGCCGACCGCGACGAGAGCTCGGCGATGCACGCCGCGAGCGGCGCATCCTCGACCGTCACGTCGAACTTCTGGCCCGACTTGGCGGGGAAGCGCAGGCGCACGGCGTCGCCGTCGACCGACGCGTGCCGCACGAGCAGCGTCATGAGGCCGCGGCTGCCGTTGTCCTCGGCGTAGGCGTCGCCGCCCGCGCGGATCGCGACGACGTCGAGCAGGCGCATCGCCGCGGCCAGCACGCGCTCGCGCGGCAGCCCGTCGGCGCCGAGCTCCGACGTGATGCGTCGGCGGGCGGCCGGCAGCGCCTCGGCGAGGTCGAGCGCCCGCTCGAACTTCACCCGGTCGCGCTTCGCCGACCAGTCGTC
The sequence above is a segment of the Agrococcus jejuensis genome. Coding sequences within it:
- a CDS encoding DNA topoisomerase IB, encoding MPRLRRAHPGDDPGIRRRRAGKGWTFTHDSGRKVSAADRDRAAALVLPPAWTDVWIAADPLAHIQATGVDDAGRTQYRYHDDWSAKRDRVKFERALDLAEALPAARRRITSELGADGLPRERVLAAAMRLLDVVAIRAGGDAYAEDNGSRGLMTLLVRHASVDGDAVRLRFPAKSGQKFDVTVEDAPLAACIAELSSRSARSRLFAWDDAGTRRALRDSDLNAAVKEATGGEFTAKDFRTLHGTIVAADSLARARDVGTQRERAKAARQAVVDTSEALGNTPSVAKASYIDPEVFERFEAGEVVALRGARERALLALLR